A stretch of the Corylus avellana chromosome ca6, CavTom2PMs-1.0 genome encodes the following:
- the LOC132184046 gene encoding F-box/LRR-repeat protein 15 → MKIWCCLCFAGEEEDDEEEVGEEDKVEAMRDGVFGDTGNPEGRIGNDEDTEQLGPAANRSGRDEQLRRFEDAVVAMRGSAHWDGAARAGSLFSRFRISRGSDGEASSASAAAAPTGVEDRDRDSHSKRAKVHFDFHDYHFATAVSSIAENSTSSQERDYHISQGSSPSKNQIFYHTLTMTDGGDKNLSEFTDGDDDDGHESDTLRTEDLESRMDLTDDLLHMVFSFLDHINLCGAARVCKQWRAASAHEDFWKCLNFENRNISMEQFEDMCRRYPNATEVNISGAPAIHLLVMRAVSSLRNLEVLTLGRGQLGDTFFHALADCYLLKRLNVNDATLGNGIQEVQINHDSLRHLQLTKCRVMRVSVRCPQLETMSLKRSNMAQAVLNCPLLHELDIGSCHKLSDAAVRSAATSCPQLESLDMSNCSCVSDETLREIALTCANLHFLNASYCPNISLESVRLPMLTVLKLHSCEGITSASMAAISHSYMLEVLELDNCSLLTSVSLDLPRLQNIRLVHCRKFADLNLRSTMLSSIMVSNCPALHRINITSNSLQKLALQKQENLTTLALQCQSLQEVDLTDCESLTNSICEVFSDGGGCPMLKALVLDNCESLTAVRFCSASLVSLSLVGCRAITALELTCPYLEQVCLDGCDHLERASFCPVGLQSLNLGICPKLNVLSIEAPIMVLLELKGCGVLSEASINCPLLTSLDASFCSQLKDDCLSATTASCPLIESLILMSCPSIGSDGLYSLRCLPHLTLLDLSYTFLMNLQPVFESCLQLKVLKLQACKYLADSSLEPLYKEGALPALQELDLSYGTLCQSAIEELLACCTHLTHVSLNGCVNMHDLNWGCSGGQLFELPSSYTSSSMSSTENINEPIGQANRLLQNLNCVGCANIRKVFIPPAARCCHLSSLNLSLSANLKEVDLACFNLCFLNLSNCCSLEILKLECPKLTSLFLQSCNIDEVAVEAAISKCSMLETLDVRFCPKVCSMSMGRLRAACPSLKRIFSSLSPS, encoded by the exons ATGAAGATTTGGTGCTGCCTATGCTTTGCCGGAGAAGAAGAGGACGACGAAGAAGAAGTTGGAGAGGAAGATAAAGTGGAGGCCATGAGGGACGGCGTTTTCGGAGATACGGGCAATCCCGAGGGCAGAATCGGAAATGACGAAGACACCGAGCAATTAGGGCCTGCGGCAAACCGGAGCGGGCGTGACGAGCAGCTGAGGCGCTTCGAAGACGCGGTGGTTGCGATGCGTGGTTCTGCGCATTGGGATGGGGCGGCCCGCGCCGGTTCGCTCTTTTCCCGGTTCCGAATCTCGCGGGGCTCTGATGGAGAGGCGAGCTCGGCTTCGGCTGCTGCGGCGCCCACTGGTGTGGAGGATCGTGATCGCGATTCCCACAGTAAGCGCGCCAAGGTTCACTTCGACTTTCA TGACTATCATTTTGCAACTGCAGTGTCTTCAATTGCGGAAAATTCCACTTCATCTCAAGAAAGAGATTACCATATTAGCCAGGGTTCTAGTCCATCTAAGAATCAGATATTTTATCATACTTTAACCATGACCGATGGTGGTGATAAGAATCTGTCTGAATTTACTGAtggggatgatgatgatggacaTGAGAGTGACACTCTGAGAACAGAAGATTTAGAAAGTCGGATGGATCTTACGGATGACTTACTCCATATG gttttCTCTTTCTTGGATCACATTAATCTTTGCGGAGCTGCCAGAGTGTGTAAGCAGTGGCGAGCAGCTAGTGCTCACGAAGATTTCTGGaaatgtttgaattttgagaaCCGGAACATATCTATGGAACAAT TTGAGGATATGTGTCGGCGGTATCCAAATGCAACAGAAGTGAATATTTCTGGTGCTCCTGCTATTCATTTGCTTGTTATGAGAGCAGTCTCTTCATTAAG AAATCTTGAGGTTTTGACATTGGGGAGAGGGCAACTAGGTGATACGTTTTTCCATGCTTTAGCGGATTGTTATTTGTTGAAGAGATTGAATGTAAATGATGCTACTCTTGGGAATGGTATTCAAGAAGTACAGATAAACCATGATAGCTTGCGTCATCTTCAACTGACAAAGTGTCGTGTAATGCGTGTATCTGTCAG GTGCCCGCAACTTGAAACTATGTCTTTGAAGCGCAGTAACATGGCACAGGCTGTGCTTAATTGCCCTCTTCTGCATGAGCTTGATATAGGCTCTTGCCACAAGCTTTCAGATGCTGCAGTTCGTTCAGCAGCAACTTCATGCCCTCAATTAGAGTCTCTAGACATGTCAAATTGTTCTTGTGTTAGCGATGAAACTCTACGTGAAATAGCCCTCACTTGTGCCAATCTCCATTTTCTTAATGCTTCGTACTGCCCAAACATCTCTCTTGAG TCTGTTAGGCTGCCAATGTTGACCGTTCTTAAGCTTCACAGCTGTGAGGGAATCACTTCAGCTTCAATGGCTGCAATATCTCATAGTTACATGTTGGAG GTTTTGGAGCTTGACAATTGTAGTTTACTGACTTCTGTGTCCTTGGATCTTCCACGCTTACAGAATATTAGATTAGTACATTGTCGCAA GTTTGCTGATTTGAATTTACGGAGTACCATGTTATCATCTATAATGGTGTCTAATTGCCCTGCACTACACCGGATCAACATCACTTCAAACTCACTTCAG AAATTAGCATTGCAGAAGCAGGAGAACTTAACCACATTGGCATTGCAATGCCAATCTTTGCAAGAAGTGGACCTCACAGATTGTGAATCTTTGACAAATTCTATTTGTGAAGTTTTTAGTGATGGTGGTGGGTGCCCCATGCTGAAGGCATTAGTTCTTGATAACTGCGAG AGCTTGACAGCGGTGCGGTTCTGCAGTGCTTCTTTAGTTAGTCTTTCTCTTGTTGGTTGCCGGGCAATCACTGCTCTTGAACTCACTTGCCCCTATCTTGAGCAAGTTTGCTTAGATGGTTGTGATCATCTTGAAAGAGCATCATTTTGTCCT GTTGGCCTACAGTCGCTGAATCTTGGAATATGTCCAAAACTAAATGTACTCAGTATTGAAGCACCAATTATGGTGTTGCTCGAATTGAAAGGGTGTGGTGTATTATCTGAAGCATCTATTAATTGTCCGCTCTTGACGTCTCTGGACGCTTCCTTTTGCAG CCAACTCAAGGACGATTGCTTGTCTGCAACAACTGCTTCATGCCCACTGATTGAGTCATTGATATTGATGTCATGCCCATCAATTGGCTCTGATGGGCTTTATTCCCTGCGCTGCCTTCCGCATCTGACACTGCTTGATTTATCATACACCTTTTTGATGAACTTGCAGCCTGTTTTTGAGTCTTGTTTGCAACTAAAG GTGTTGAAATTACAAGCATGCAAGTATCTTGCTGACTCATCACTTGAGCCCCTTTACAAGGAAGGTGCTCTACCAGCTCTCCAGGAATTGGACCTTTCTTATGGGACCCTCTGCCAGTCTGCTATAGAAGAACTTCTTGCTTGCTGCACTCACCTTACACATGTGAGCCTGAATGGCTGTGTGAATATGCATGACCTGAATTGGGGTTGTTCTGGTGGTCAGCTTTTTGAGCTGCCTAGTAGTTATACCTCATCTTCCATGTCTTCAACTGAAAATATCAATGAGCCAATTGGGCAGGCCAACCGATTACTGCAGAACCTAAACTGTGTAGGTTGTGCGAATATTAGGAAAGTTTTTATTCCACCGGCAGCACGTTGTTGTCATTTGTCATCGTTAAACCTTTCTCTATCAGCGAATTTGAAGGAAGTTGATCTTGCTTGTTTCAATTTATGCTTCCTTAATTTGAG TAATTGTTGCTCTTTGGAAATATTGAAGCTTGAGTGTCCGAAATTGACTAGTCTCTTTCTTCAG TCTTGCAACATTGATGAAGTAGCGGTTGAAGCTGCCATATCAAAATGTAGCATGCTGGAGACTCTTGATGTCCGCTTTTGTCCAAAG GTATGCTCAATGAGCATGGGGAGGTTACGTGCGGCATGCCCTAGTTTGAAGCGTATCTTCAGCAGCCTATCACCTTCATGA